A window of Pseudomonas monteilii contains these coding sequences:
- a CDS encoding ribonuclease G (involved in the processing of the 5'end of 16S rRNA), with protein sequence MSEEILINITPMESRVAVVENGVLQEVHVERTQRRGIVGNIYKGKVVRVLPGMQAAFVDIGLERAAFIHASEISLREGSAVETISALVHEGQALVVQVTKDPIGSKGARLTTQLSIPSRYLVYMPRSSHVGISLKIEDEAERDRLKQVVTDCMAREDMKNAGGFILRTAAEGARAEDILQDIRYLRRLWEQIGQQIKTCGAPTEIYEDLGLALRTLRDLVNAKIEKIRIDSRETFQKTTQFVEELMPEIANRLEHYPGERPIFDLYGVEDEIQRALERKVPLKSGGYLVVDPAEAMTTIDVNTGAFVGHRNLEETIFKTNLEAATAIARQLRLRNIGGIIIIDFIDMETEDHQRQVLRTLEKQLERDHAKTNIIGITELGLVQMTRKRTRESLEQVLCEPCLACAGRGKLKTPETVCYEIFREILREARAYQAEGYRVLANQKVVDRLLDEESGNVAELEAFIGRTIRFQVESMYSQEQYDVVLL encoded by the coding sequence ATGAGCGAAGAGATCCTCATCAACATCACCCCGATGGAATCACGCGTGGCGGTCGTGGAGAACGGTGTCCTGCAGGAGGTGCATGTCGAGCGCACCCAGCGGCGTGGCATCGTCGGCAACATCTACAAGGGCAAGGTGGTGCGGGTCCTGCCCGGCATGCAGGCCGCGTTCGTCGACATCGGGCTGGAGCGGGCGGCCTTCATCCATGCCTCGGAGATTTCCCTGCGCGAAGGCTCGGCCGTCGAGACCATCAGCGCGCTGGTGCACGAAGGGCAGGCCCTGGTGGTGCAAGTCACCAAGGACCCGATCGGCAGCAAGGGCGCACGGCTGACCACGCAGCTGTCCATCCCTTCGCGCTACCTGGTGTACATGCCGCGCAGCAGCCACGTCGGCATCTCGCTGAAGATCGAGGACGAGGCCGAGCGCGACCGCCTCAAGCAGGTGGTCACCGACTGTATGGCCCGTGAGGACATGAAGAACGCTGGCGGCTTCATCTTGCGCACGGCCGCCGAAGGGGCGCGTGCCGAAGACATCCTCCAGGACATCCGCTACCTGCGACGCCTCTGGGAGCAGATCGGCCAGCAGATCAAGACCTGCGGCGCGCCGACCGAAATCTACGAGGACCTGGGCTTGGCCCTGCGTACCCTGCGCGACCTGGTCAACGCCAAGATCGAGAAGATCCGCATCGATTCGCGCGAGACGTTCCAGAAGACCACTCAGTTCGTCGAAGAGCTGATGCCGGAAATCGCCAACCGCCTGGAGCACTACCCCGGCGAGCGGCCGATCTTCGACCTCTACGGCGTCGAGGACGAGATCCAGCGGGCCCTGGAGCGCAAGGTGCCGCTCAAGTCCGGTGGCTACCTGGTGGTGGACCCGGCCGAGGCGATGACCACCATCGACGTCAACACGGGTGCCTTCGTCGGTCACCGCAACCTCGAAGAGACCATCTTCAAGACCAACCTGGAGGCCGCCACGGCCATCGCCCGGCAACTGCGGCTGCGCAACATCGGCGGGATCATCATCATCGACTTCATCGACATGGAGACCGAGGATCACCAGCGCCAGGTGCTGCGCACACTGGAAAAGCAGCTCGAGCGCGACCACGCCAAGACCAACATCATCGGCATCACCGAGCTGGGCCTGGTGCAGATGACCCGCAAGCGTACCCGCGAGAGCCTCGAACAGGTGCTCTGCGAACCCTGCCTGGCCTGCGCCGGGCGCGGCAAGCTGAAGACGCCGGAGACCGTGTGCTACGAAATCTTCCGCGAGATCCTGCGCGAGGCCCGGGCCTACCAGGCCGAGGGATACCGGGTGCTGGCCAACCAGAAGGTGGTCGATCGTCTGCTGGACGAGGAATCGGGCAATGTCGCCGAACTCGAAGCGTTCATTGGCCGAACCATTCGCTTTCAGGTCGAGTCCATGTATTCGCAGGAGCAATACGACGTGGTGCTGCTCTGA
- a CDS encoding septum formation protein Maf has translation MNTLYLASASPRRRELLAQIGVPLTVVSAPIDEAVHPGEAAAAYVERLARAKAEAGRACLTEPGVVLGSDTAVVLDGQILGKPENREHALAMLAALSGRRHQVMTAVAVTNGARCESLCVASEVTFRGIDVAEAQRYWATGEPLDKAGGYAVQGLGAVFVTALHGSYSAVVGLPLAETAALLERFGIACWQAQPGAAEETVRL, from the coding sequence ATGAACACGCTGTACCTGGCTTCCGCTTCCCCCCGTCGCCGCGAATTGCTGGCGCAGATCGGCGTGCCGCTCACGGTGGTCAGTGCGCCGATCGACGAAGCGGTGCACCCTGGCGAAGCCGCCGCGGCCTACGTCGAGCGCCTGGCACGGGCCAAGGCCGAGGCCGGACGGGCCTGTCTCACCGAGCCAGGCGTGGTCCTGGGGTCGGACACCGCCGTGGTGCTCGATGGCCAGATCCTCGGCAAGCCGGAGAACCGCGAGCACGCCCTGGCCATGCTCGCAGCCCTGTCAGGCCGTCGCCATCAGGTCATGACCGCCGTCGCGGTGACGAACGGCGCGCGGTGTGAGAGCCTGTGCGTCGCGAGCGAGGTGACGTTCCGCGGCATCGACGTGGCCGAGGCGCAGCGCTACTGGGCCACCGGCGAGCCGCTGGACAAGGCGGGCGGGTATGCTGTGCAGGGCTTGGGGGCGGTGTTCGTCACCGCCCTGCACGGCAGCTACTCGGCAGTGGTCGGTTTGCCACTGGCCGAAACCGCCGCGCTGCTGGAGCGATTTGGCATAGCCTGCTGGCAGGCCCAGCCGGGCGCTGCCGAGGAGACGGTCCGCCTCTGA
- a CDS encoding rod shape-determining protein MreD: MASVRSKNGWVIWLTFAVGLLLSVSPMPQFMEVFRPMWLAMLVAFWALAVPHRVGMTTAFVLGLAEDVLYGTLLGQNALILTLITFLVLSLQQRLRMFPLWQQSLVILVIFGIAQLIQLWLSALTGNRLPTLALVWSAVISALLWPWLSFALRDVRKRLGVN, from the coding sequence ATGGCAAGCGTTCGCAGCAAGAATGGCTGGGTGATCTGGCTGACCTTCGCGGTCGGCCTGCTGCTCAGCGTCTCTCCCATGCCGCAGTTCATGGAAGTCTTCCGACCCATGTGGCTGGCCATGCTGGTGGCCTTCTGGGCCCTGGCGGTGCCGCACCGGGTGGGCATGACCACGGCGTTCGTGCTGGGACTGGCCGAGGATGTGCTGTACGGCACCCTGTTGGGGCAAAACGCGCTGATCCTGACGCTGATCACCTTCCTGGTGCTGTCCTTGCAGCAGCGCCTGCGCATGTTCCCGTTGTGGCAGCAGAGCCTGGTGATCCTGGTGATCTTCGGCATCGCGCAACTGATCCAGCTCTGGCTCAGCGCCCTGACCGGCAACCGTCTGCCGACACTCGCCCTGGTCTGGTCCGCCGTCATCAGCGCCTTGCTCTGGCCCTGGCTGAGCTTCGCCTTGCGCGACGTGCGCAAGCGCCTGGGCGTCAACTGA
- a CDS encoding rod shape-determining protein MreC, whose translation MSIALMVVDARFAVLKPVRSQMGLVLMESYWLTDLPQRVWQGVAGQFGSRTELIAENEKLKTEALLLQGRLQKLAALTEQNVRLRELLNSSALVNEKVEVAELIGVDPNPFTHRILINKGERDGVFLGQPVLDARGLMGQVVELMPYTSRVLLLTDSTHSIPVQINRNGLRAIASGTGNPERLELRHVADTADVKEGDLLVSSGMGQRFPAGYPVATVNEVIHDSGQPFAIVRAIPTAALNRSRYMLLVFTDSRTPEQRATDAAMAQEEADRKQAPAASGTSAPANAAPASGTGQAPGTAPGTTAPAAPTGGAAPASSPSVAPATSAPPRGH comes from the coding sequence CTGTCGATCGCCCTGATGGTGGTCGATGCGCGCTTCGCCGTGCTCAAACCCGTGCGCAGCCAGATGGGGCTGGTGCTGATGGAATCGTACTGGCTGACCGACCTGCCGCAGCGTGTGTGGCAAGGTGTGGCCGGCCAGTTCGGCAGCCGCACCGAACTGATCGCCGAGAACGAGAAGCTCAAGACCGAGGCCTTGCTGCTGCAGGGGCGCCTGCAGAAGCTGGCGGCCCTGACCGAGCAGAACGTGCGCCTGCGCGAGCTGCTCAATTCCTCGGCGCTGGTCAACGAGAAGGTCGAGGTCGCCGAGCTGATCGGCGTGGACCCGAACCCGTTCACCCACCGCATCCTGATCAACAAGGGCGAGCGTGACGGCGTGTTCCTCGGCCAGCCGGTGCTCGATGCCCGTGGCCTGATGGGGCAGGTGGTCGAGCTGATGCCCTACACCTCGCGCGTCCTGCTGCTGACCGACTCCACCCACAGCATTCCGGTGCAGATCAACCGCAACGGCCTGCGCGCCATCGCCAGCGGCACCGGCAACCCGGAGCGTCTGGAGCTGCGCCACGTCGCCGACACCGCCGACGTCAAGGAAGGCGACCTGCTGGTGAGTTCCGGCATGGGCCAGCGTTTCCCGGCCGGTTACCCGGTGGCCACCGTCAACGAGGTGATCCACGACTCGGGGCAACCGTTCGCCATCGTGCGTGCCATTCCGACCGCCGCGCTCAACCGCAGCCGCTACATGCTGCTGGTGTTCACCGACAGCCGCACGCCCGAGCAGCGCGCTACCGACGCCGCCATGGCCCAGGAAGAAGCCGATCGCAAGCAGGCGCCTGCGGCCTCGGGCACTTCGGCGCCGGCCAACGCCGCGCCAGCCTCCGGCACGGGGCAGGCGCCAGGCACTGCGCCGGGCACCACCGCCCCGGCGGCACCGACCGGCGGCGCGGCACCCGCGTCGTCCCCATCCGTGGCCCCGGCCACGTCCGCACCGCCACGGGGGCACTGA
- a CDS encoding rod shape-determining protein MreB produces MFKKLRGMFSSDLSIDLGTANTLIYVRERGIVLNEPSVVAIRTHGNQKSVVAVGTEAKRMLGRTPGNIAAIRPMKDGVIADFSVCEKMLQYFINKVHENSFLQPSPRVLICVPCKSTQVERRAIRESALGAGAREVFLIEEPMAAAIGAGLPVEEARGSMVVDIGGGTTEIALISLNGVVYAESVRVGGDRFDEAIVTYVRRNYGSLIGESTAERIKQEIGTAYPGGEVREVDVRGRNLAEGVPRAFTLNSNEVLEALQESLATIVQAVKSALEQSPPELASDIAERGLVLTGGGALLRDLDKLLAQETGLPVIVAEDPLTCVARGGGRALEMMDKHAMDLLSSE; encoded by the coding sequence ATGTTCAAGAAACTGCGTGGCATGTTTTCCAGCGATCTGTCCATCGATCTGGGGACTGCCAACACCCTTATCTACGTGCGTGAGCGCGGTATCGTTCTGAATGAGCCCTCGGTCGTTGCCATCCGGACCCATGGCAACCAGAAAAGCGTCGTCGCCGTCGGTACCGAAGCCAAGCGCATGCTCGGCCGGACCCCCGGCAACATCGCGGCCATTCGTCCGATGAAGGACGGCGTGATCGCCGACTTCAGCGTTTGCGAAAAAATGCTGCAGTACTTCATCAACAAAGTGCACGAAAACAGCTTCCTGCAGCCCAGCCCGCGCGTGCTGATCTGCGTCCCCTGCAAGTCCACCCAGGTCGAGCGCCGCGCCATTCGCGAATCGGCCCTGGGCGCCGGTGCCCGTGAGGTGTTCCTGATCGAAGAACCGATGGCCGCGGCCATCGGTGCCGGTCTGCCGGTCGAGGAAGCCCGGGGCTCCATGGTCGTCGACATCGGCGGCGGTACCACCGAGATCGCGCTGATTTCCCTGAACGGCGTGGTCTACGCCGAGTCGGTCCGGGTCGGCGGCGACCGCTTCGACGAAGCCATCGTCACCTACGTGCGCCGCAACTACGGCAGCCTGATCGGCGAGTCCACCGCCGAGCGCATCAAGCAGGAAATCGGCACCGCCTACCCCGGTGGCGAAGTCCGCGAAGTCGACGTGCGCGGCCGTAACCTGGCCGAAGGCGTGCCGCGTGCCTTCACGCTCAATTCCAACGAAGTGCTCGAAGCCCTCCAGGAGTCCCTGGCGACCATCGTCCAGGCCGTGAAGAGCGCGCTGGAACAGTCGCCGCCGGAACTGGCCTCCGACATCGCCGAGCGCGGCCTGGTGCTGACCGGCGGTGGCGCACTGCTGCGCGACCTGGACAAGCTGCTGGCCCAGGAAACCGGCCTGCCGGTCATCGTCGCCGAAGACCCGCTGACCTGCGTCGCCCGTGGCGGCGGTCGTGCGCTGGAAATGATGGACAAGCACGCCATGGACCTGCTCTCCAGCGAGTGA
- a CDS encoding glutamyl-tRNA amidotransferase, whose amino-acid sequence MALQRSDVEKIAHLARLGLDERELPRTTDALNSILGLVDQMQAVDTDGIEPLAHPLEASQRLRADQVTERNQRDAYQAIAPATENGLYLVPKVIE is encoded by the coding sequence ATGGCGCTTCAACGCTCCGACGTGGAGAAGATCGCCCACCTGGCCCGCCTGGGCCTGGATGAGCGCGAGCTGCCACGCACCACCGACGCCTTGAACAGTATTCTCGGGCTGGTCGACCAGATGCAGGCCGTCGACACCGACGGCATCGAACCCCTGGCCCACCCGCTCGAGGCCAGCCAGCGCCTGCGCGCCGACCAGGTCACCGAACGCAACCAGCGCGACGCCTACCAGGCCATCGCGCCCGCGACCGAAAACGGTCTGTACCTGGTTCCGAAAGTCATCGAGTAA
- a CDS encoding glutamyl-tRNA amidotransferase, whose protein sequence is MHQLTLAEIARGLADKSFSSEELTGALLARIRSLDPSINSFISVTDELALEQARAADARRAAGESGTLLGAPIGHKDLFCTTGVRTSCGSRMLDSFKAPYDATVVERLAQAGMVTLGKTNMDEFAMGSANESSHYGPVKNPWNLEHVPGGSSGGSAAAVAARLLPATTGTDTGGSIRQPAALTNLTGLKPTYGRVSRWGMIAYASSLDQGGPMARTAEDCALLLQGMAGFDHKDSTSIDEPVPDYSASLNASLQGLRIGLPKEYFGAGLDPRIADLVQASVQALEKLGAVVREISLPNMQHAIPAYYVIAPAEASSNLSRFDGVRFGHRCENPKDLTDLYKRSRGEGFGAEVQRRIMVGAYALSAGYYDAYYLKAQKIRRLIKNDFMTAFEGVDLILGPTTPNLAWKLGAKGDDPVAAYLEDVYTITANLAGLPGLSMPAGFVDGLPVGVQLLAPYFQEGRLLNVAHRYQQVTDWHTRVPTGF, encoded by the coding sequence ATGCATCAATTGACCCTGGCCGAGATCGCCCGCGGACTCGCCGACAAGTCGTTTTCCTCCGAAGAGCTGACCGGCGCCCTGCTGGCGCGCATCCGGTCGCTCGACCCTTCGATCAACAGCTTCATCAGCGTGACCGACGAGCTGGCGCTCGAGCAGGCACGGGCCGCCGACGCGCGCCGTGCGGCAGGCGAGTCCGGCACGCTGCTCGGCGCACCGATCGGCCACAAGGACCTGTTCTGCACCACCGGCGTGCGCACCAGCTGCGGCTCGCGCATGCTCGACTCGTTCAAGGCGCCCTACGACGCCACCGTGGTCGAGCGCCTCGCCCAGGCGGGCATGGTGACGCTGGGCAAGACCAACATGGACGAGTTCGCCATGGGCTCGGCCAACGAATCGAGCCACTATGGCCCGGTGAAGAACCCCTGGAACCTCGAGCACGTCCCGGGCGGCTCGTCCGGGGGGTCCGCCGCCGCCGTGGCCGCGCGCCTGCTGCCGGCCACCACCGGCACCGACACCGGCGGCTCGATCCGCCAGCCGGCGGCACTAACCAACCTCACCGGCCTCAAGCCGACCTATGGCCGCGTCTCGCGCTGGGGCATGATCGCCTATGCCTCGAGCCTCGATCAGGGCGGGCCGATGGCCCGCACCGCCGAAGACTGCGCGCTGCTGCTGCAAGGCATGGCCGGCTTCGACCACAAGGACTCCACCAGCATCGACGAGCCGGTGCCGGACTACAGCGCCAGCCTCAACGCCTCGCTGCAGGGCCTGCGCATCGGCCTGCCCAAGGAGTACTTCGGTGCTGGCCTCGACCCGCGCATCGCCGACCTGGTCCAGGCCAGCGTCCAGGCGTTGGAGAAGCTCGGCGCCGTGGTGCGCGAGATCAGCCTGCCGAACATGCAGCATGCCATTCCCGCCTACTACGTGATCGCCCCGGCCGAAGCCTCGTCCAACCTGTCGCGCTTCGACGGCGTGCGCTTCGGCCACCGCTGCGAGAACCCCAAGGACCTCACCGACCTGTACAAGCGTTCGCGCGGTGAAGGCTTCGGCGCCGAGGTCCAGCGTCGCATCATGGTCGGCGCCTACGCGCTGTCGGCTGGCTACTACGACGCCTACTACCTCAAGGCGCAGAAGATCCGCCGCCTGATCAAGAACGACTTCATGACCGCCTTCGAAGGCGTCGACCTGATCCTCGGCCCGACCACGCCGAACCTGGCCTGGAAACTCGGCGCCAAGGGCGACGACCCGGTCGCGGCGTACCTCGAGGACGTCTACACCATCACCGCCAACCTGGCGGGCCTGCCCGGCCTGTCGATGCCGGCCGGCTTCGTCGACGGCCTGCCGGTCGGCGTGCAGCTGCTGGCGCCGTATTTCCAGGAAGGCCGCCTGCTCAATGTGGCGCACCGCTACCAGCAGGTCACCGACTGGCACACCCGCGTCCCTACCGGCTTCTGA
- the gatB gene encoding glutamyl-tRNA amidotransferase (allows the formation of correctly charged Asn-tRNA(Asn) or Gln-tRNA(Gln) through the transamidation of misacylated Asp-tRNA(Asn) or Glu-tRNA(Gln) in organisms which lack either or both of asparaginyl-tRNA or glutaminyl-tRNA synthetases; reaction takes place in the presence of glutamine and ATP through an activated phospho-Asp-tRNA(Asn) or phospho-Glu-tRNA), translated as MQWEVVIGLEIHTQLATQSKIFSGSATTFGSEPNTQASLVDLGMPGVLPVLNEEAVRMACMFGLAIDAEIGQRNVFARKNYFYPDLPKGYQISQMDLPIVGKGHLDIALEDGTVKRVGITRAHLEEDAGKSLHEDFNGATGIDLNRAGTPLLEIVSEPDMRSAKEAVAYVKAIHALVRYLGICDGNMAEGSLRCDCNVSIRPKGQVEFGTRCEIKNVNSFRFIERAINSEIQRQIDLIEDGGKVVQETRLYDPNKDETRSMRSKEEANDYRYFPDPDLLPVVIEDAFLEATRASLPELPQQKVERFQAQYGLSAYDANVLASSREQADYFEQVVQIGGDAKLAANWVMVELGSLLNKLGVEIDQAPVSAAQLGGMLLRLRDNTISGKIAKIVFEAMAAGEGDADAIIEARGLKQVTDSGAIEQMLDAVLAANADQVEQYRAADEAKRGKMFGFFVGQAMKASKGKANPQQVNELLKAKLEG; from the coding sequence ATGCAATGGGAAGTTGTGATCGGGCTGGAGATTCATACCCAGCTCGCCACCCAGTCGAAGATCTTCTCCGGCAGCGCCACCACCTTCGGCTCCGAGCCCAACACCCAGGCCAGCCTGGTTGACCTGGGCATGCCGGGGGTCCTGCCGGTGCTGAACGAGGAAGCGGTACGCATGGCGTGCATGTTCGGCCTGGCGATCGATGCCGAGATCGGCCAGCGCAACGTGTTCGCGCGCAAGAACTACTTCTACCCCGACCTGCCCAAGGGCTACCAGATCAGCCAGATGGACCTGCCGATCGTCGGCAAGGGCCACCTGGACATCGCCCTGGAGGACGGCACCGTCAAGCGCGTCGGCATCACCCGCGCGCACCTGGAGGAAGATGCCGGCAAGAGCCTGCACGAAGACTTCAACGGCGCCACCGGCATCGACCTGAACCGCGCCGGCACCCCGCTGCTGGAGATCGTCTCCGAGCCCGACATGCGCAGCGCCAAGGAAGCGGTGGCCTACGTCAAGGCCATTCACGCCCTGGTGCGCTACCTGGGCATCTGCGACGGCAACATGGCCGAAGGTTCGCTGCGCTGCGACTGCAACGTGTCGATCCGGCCCAAGGGCCAGGTCGAGTTCGGCACCCGCTGCGAGATCAAGAACGTCAACTCGTTCCGCTTCATCGAGCGCGCCATCAACAGCGAGATCCAGCGGCAGATCGACCTGATCGAGGACGGCGGCAAGGTGGTGCAGGAAACTCGCCTGTACGATCCGAACAAGGACGAGACCCGCTCGATGCGCAGCAAGGAGGAAGCCAACGACTACCGTTACTTCCCCGACCCGGACCTGCTGCCGGTGGTGATCGAGGACGCGTTCCTCGAGGCTACCCGCGCCAGTCTGCCCGAACTGCCTCAACAGAAGGTCGAGCGCTTCCAGGCGCAGTACGGCTTGTCGGCCTACGACGCCAACGTGCTGGCCTCGAGCCGCGAGCAGGCCGACTACTTCGAGCAGGTCGTGCAGATCGGCGGCGACGCCAAGCTGGCGGCCAACTGGGTCATGGTCGAGCTGGGCAGCCTGCTCAACAAGCTCGGCGTGGAGATCGACCAGGCACCGGTCAGCGCCGCCCAGCTCGGCGGCATGCTGCTGCGCCTTCGCGACAACACCATCAGCGGCAAGATCGCCAAGATCGTGTTCGAAGCGATGGCCGCCGGGGAAGGCGACGCCGACGCCATCATCGAGGCCCGCGGCCTGAAGCAGGTCACCGACAGCGGCGCCATCGAGCAGATGCTCGACGCGGTGCTGGCGGCCAACGCCGATCAGGTCGAACAGTACCGCGCCGCCGACGAGGCCAAGCGCGGCAAGATGTTCGGCTTCTTCGTCGGCCAGGCGATGAAGGCGTCCAAGGGCAAGGCCAACCCCCAGCAGGTCAACGAACTGCTCAAGGCCAAGCTCGAAGGGTGA
- a CDS encoding conjugal transfer protein TraR, which translates to MGFGLVFLVLGAELLVRAAVRLALRLHVRPLVIGLSLVAFGSTAPQLTVSLQAAYQGAPDVAVGSVIGSNIFNVLVVLGLAALIIPLRVSRQLVRLDLPLMIAASVLVALLALDRELGRLDGVLLLLGLLAYLGMLWHQSRHYARIYPAPAAASPHRARFWTLTCGQILLGLVLLSVAGHFLLEAAVEVATDLGLSERVIGLTVVAVCTSLPELAAASIAALRGERDIAVGTVIGSNLFNLLAVLGLTAVTAPQPLSISPNALDFDLPVMCGVALLSLPVFYSGYRITRVEGLVLLCLYLAYGLHVVSFTTGMPLAGRVEQLMLHYVLPVLAVGLAVTTVRAWRRQH; encoded by the coding sequence CTGGGCTTCGGTCTGGTGTTCCTGGTGCTGGGCGCCGAACTGCTGGTGCGCGCCGCCGTGCGCCTGGCCTTGCGCCTGCATGTGCGTCCCCTGGTGATCGGCTTGAGCCTGGTGGCCTTCGGCAGCACCGCCCCGCAACTGACCGTCAGCCTGCAGGCCGCCTACCAGGGCGCGCCGGACGTGGCGGTGGGCAGCGTGATCGGCAGCAACATCTTCAACGTGCTGGTGGTGCTCGGCCTGGCGGCGCTGATCATTCCGCTGCGGGTCTCGCGGCAACTGGTACGCCTGGACCTGCCACTGATGATCGCGGCCAGCGTACTGGTGGCCCTGCTGGCCCTGGACCGCGAGCTGGGACGGCTGGACGGCGTGCTGCTGTTGCTGGGCCTGCTGGCCTACCTGGGCATGCTCTGGCACCAGTCGCGTCATTACGCCCGCATCTACCCCGCCCCTGCCGCCGCCAGTCCGCACCGGGCCCGGTTCTGGACACTGACCTGCGGGCAGATCCTGCTGGGCCTGGTGCTGCTCAGCGTGGCAGGTCACTTTCTGCTGGAGGCGGCCGTGGAAGTCGCCACCGACCTGGGCTTGTCCGAGCGGGTCATCGGCCTGACCGTGGTCGCGGTGTGTACGTCGTTGCCCGAACTGGCGGCCGCGTCGATCGCCGCGCTGCGTGGCGAGCGTGACATCGCGGTCGGTACGGTGATCGGCAGCAACCTGTTCAACCTGCTGGCCGTGCTGGGGCTGACGGCCGTCACGGCGCCCCAGCCGCTGTCGATCTCGCCCAATGCCCTGGACTTCGACCTGCCGGTGATGTGCGGCGTCGCGTTGCTGAGCCTGCCGGTGTTCTATTCGGGGTACCGCATCACGCGGGTGGAGGGGCTGGTGTTGCTGTGCCTGTACCTGGCGTATGGGCTGCACGTGGTCAGCTTCACCACCGGGATGCCCCTGGCGGGCCGGGTGGAGCAACTGATGCTGCATTATGTGCTGCCGGTGCTGGCGGTGGGGTTGGCGGTGACGACGGTGCGGGCGTGGCGTAGACAGCATTGA